Proteins from a single region of Cytophagaceae bacterium:
- a CDS encoding SCO family protein: MRKSSLLFFIFTAFSALLWSCGDSNRTLPYLGQNTIDSKGDTIYHQIPDFAFVNQDGDTLTQDFFKDKIYIADFFFTTCPTICPVMKTQMLRIHEKFGNEPRLAILSHTIDPRHDTVAVLKKYKEKLGVKSDQWQFVTGEQAKIYEIAQKSYMVSALEDSTAVEEGGFVHSGAFVLVDQNHRIRGVYDGTKEIEVNKLMKDIELLLKK; encoded by the coding sequence ATGAGAAAAAGTAGCCTGTTATTTTTCATATTCACAGCTTTTTCTGCTCTCTTGTGGTCATGTGGAGATTCGAACAGAACTTTACCATACCTTGGTCAAAACACTATTGATAGCAAAGGAGACACTATTTATCACCAAATCCCTGATTTTGCTTTTGTTAATCAGGATGGAGATACACTGACACAAGATTTTTTTAAAGACAAAATCTATATTGCTGATTTCTTTTTCACCACCTGCCCTACTATTTGTCCGGTAATGAAAACCCAAATGCTCAGGATTCATGAAAAATTCGGAAATGAGCCCAGGCTTGCCATACTCTCACATACCATTGACCCGCGACATGATACAGTGGCAGTTTTGAAAAAATATAAGGAAAAACTGGGAGTTAAAAGTGACCAGTGGCAGTTTGTAACCGGTGAACAGGCTAAAATATACGAAATCGCTCAAAAATCATACATGGTTTCGGCTTTGGAAGACTCAACTGCTGTGGAAGAAGGCGGATTTGTACATAGCGGTGCTTTTGTGTTGGTAGATCAAAATCACCGCATCAGAGGTGTATATGACGGCACAAAAGAAATCGAAGTCAATAAACTCATGAAAGACATTGAACTACTTCTCAAAAAATAA
- a CDS encoding OmpA family protein: MAYPAAVRSFEAYLGSGKVDNEYEKEALTKLAYSYRKIQDFKNAELTYQDLFKKYEKELESEQYLYYAQALANNGKYRESQKYYSKYGEQQKEDLRGRKFTVAYMDNSVFYKDSALYKVNYMFPINSRFSDFSPMYYENGLVFVSARNEGHGIKRIFSQNETPFLDLFQFSDTASLALESRNIEKIKAQASLGSSGKSLKTDKSNGTQSFEEIPEPEIDEFSKSINSKYHEGPVTFFKEGKKLIFTRNNYNKGRAKKSEKGINMLKLYIATKKNSKWADIQELPFNSDEYSTGHPALSPDNHKLYFVSDMPGGFGGTDLYVVEYHNGKWGTPANMGKEINTEGNEMFPFMDEIGNLYFASDGHPGLGGLDVFFVEFRHGNPFGEVENVGAPINSAKDDFGLIAKGDRSEGYFSSNRKKGYSDDNIYSFQKGCNQLELLVYDAVTKLPLLDVELRMVKNGVNKQFYATNSEGKASVCLESGADFEFKAIKEGYQQSSITYGTMSNSKSRNQKVKIYLSPASRPMVKGKVISEVDQSPIAGASVTLENEKDGSIETVITGFDGRYAFTPTRDGKYRVTAVKENFARNSESIGKIKNNRKNISLEHDFGMIGEGDIYRLENIYYDVDKAVIRADAKKELDKRVIPLLKKYPEIQIELRSHTDSRASGSYNMKLSEERAMAVVKYLSSKGIDPERLIAKGYGESELVNDCNDFNNCPESEHQANRRTEFKILAVKDYLGFNRRDK; encoded by the coding sequence ATGGCTTATCCGGCGGCTGTCCGGAGCTTTGAGGCTTATCTGGGTTCGGGAAAAGTTGATAATGAGTACGAAAAAGAAGCACTCACCAAACTCGCTTATTCTTACCGAAAAATACAAGATTTCAAGAACGCTGAGCTTACCTACCAGGATCTTTTCAAAAAATATGAAAAAGAACTGGAGTCAGAACAATACCTGTATTATGCTCAGGCATTGGCCAACAATGGCAAATACCGGGAATCTCAAAAATATTATTCAAAATACGGTGAACAACAAAAAGAAGATCTTCGCGGAAGGAAATTTACGGTAGCTTATATGGACAATTCGGTTTTTTATAAAGACTCGGCATTGTATAAAGTAAACTACATGTTTCCCATCAATTCCCGTTTTTCTGATTTTAGCCCCATGTATTATGAAAACGGGCTAGTATTTGTTTCTGCCAGAAACGAAGGTCATGGCATAAAAAGGATATTTAGCCAAAACGAAACTCCTTTTCTGGACCTTTTTCAATTTTCTGACACCGCTTCCCTGGCTTTGGAATCCAGGAACATCGAAAAAATAAAAGCACAGGCTAGTCTGGGATCCAGTGGAAAATCTTTAAAAACCGACAAAAGCAATGGGACTCAATCTTTTGAAGAGATTCCTGAGCCTGAAATTGATGAATTTAGCAAAAGTATAAATTCAAAATATCATGAAGGACCCGTTACTTTTTTCAAAGAAGGCAAAAAACTGATTTTCACCAGAAATAATTATAACAAAGGCAGGGCAAAGAAAAGTGAAAAAGGCATAAACATGCTGAAACTTTACATTGCCACAAAGAAAAATTCAAAATGGGCTGATATTCAGGAACTTCCTTTTAATTCTGACGAATATTCAACCGGTCATCCGGCACTTTCACCTGACAATCACAAGTTATATTTCGTTTCAGACATGCCCGGAGGCTTTGGAGGCACTGATTTATATGTTGTAGAGTATCACAATGGGAAATGGGGTACTCCGGCAAATATGGGTAAGGAAATCAATACTGAAGGTAATGAGATGTTTCCGTTTATGGATGAAATCGGCAATCTGTATTTTGCTTCCGACGGTCACCCGGGATTAGGGGGTTTGGATGTATTCTTTGTAGAGTTCCGGCATGGAAATCCTTTCGGTGAAGTGGAAAATGTCGGTGCTCCGATCAATTCTGCAAAGGACGATTTTGGTTTGATAGCCAAAGGCGACAGGTCTGAAGGTTATTTCAGTTCTAACCGCAAAAAAGGTTATTCTGATGACAATATTTATTCATTCCAAAAAGGCTGTAACCAATTGGAGCTTTTAGTATATGATGCGGTCACCAAACTTCCATTATTAGATGTGGAATTAAGAATGGTGAAAAATGGCGTTAACAAACAATTTTATGCAACTAATTCCGAAGGAAAAGCAAGCGTTTGTCTGGAATCGGGTGCTGACTTTGAATTTAAAGCAATAAAAGAAGGCTATCAGCAAAGTAGTATAACTTACGGCACCATGTCAAATTCCAAATCCCGGAATCAGAAGGTAAAAATTTATCTGAGTCCGGCTTCCAGACCAATGGTAAAAGGTAAGGTTATTTCGGAAGTTGACCAATCGCCAATAGCCGGTGCAAGTGTCACTTTGGAAAATGAAAAAGACGGCAGTATAGAGACTGTAATAACTGGATTTGACGGCCGGTACGCATTTACGCCTACAAGAGACGGAAAATACAGAGTAACAGCGGTTAAGGAAAACTTTGCCCGCAACTCTGAAAGTATTGGTAAAATAAAAAATAATAGAAAAAATATTTCACTCGAACACGACTTTGGCATGATTGGTGAAGGTGATATATATAGATTAGAAAATATCTATTACGATGTAGATAAGGCAGTTATAAGAGCCGACGCTAAAAAAGAATTGGACAAAAGGGTGATTCCTTTATTAAAGAAATATCCCGAAATCCAGATTGAATTGCGGTCACATACCGACAGCAGAGCAAGCGGAAGTTATAACATGAAACTCTCAGAGGAAAGAGCAATGGCGGTGGTAAAATACCTAAGTTCAAAAGGCATCGACCCCGAGAGGCTAATCGCAAAAGGATACGGAGAATCGGAACTGGTAAATGACTGTAACGATTTCAACAATTGTCCGGAAAGTGAACATCAGGCCAATCGCCGCACAGAGTTTAAAATACTCGCAGTGAAAGATTACCTGGGGTTTAACAGACGAGATAAATAG
- the recN gene encoding DNA repair protein RecN, protein MLSSLLIKNYALIKHLEIQPENGLNVITGETGAGKSIMLGALGLLMGNRADVKVLFEETEKCTVEGVFDIERLNLKDFFAENELDYEDHCVIRREILPAGKSRAFVNDSPVTLDSLKELGVRLMDIHSQNETLQLGSNVFQLNLIDSYAANASVLEDYKNAFSDYKTSEKQLQSLKENSASLKKEFEYNSFLFEELNALKPENIDQAELESELLILENAEEVKRRLNLAYENLANPEISGVNLVRDAGIALGIISSFSEKYKNLKDRLNSSLLELQDIVHEIEIEASNVETDNQKTDFLKDQLNGLYRLQQKHGIETVEQLIAIKNELSVKIEQVINLDEDLAKLEKVTAKKLEVLQSKAEDLSKSRKKIGKPLETQIVSLLKELGIPEAQFEIIFKEKKLSSDGADDLTFVFSANKGASPKTLKDVASGGEFSRVMLALKYILAEKKQLPTIIFDEIDTGISGEVAIKMGNILQEMSGKLQVIAITHLHQIAGKGSSHFYVYKDNSDTKTVSLMRKLSGDERIIEIAKMIGGQNPSESAIRSAIEILGNI, encoded by the coding sequence ATGCTCAGCAGCCTGCTTATTAAAAACTATGCTCTCATCAAGCACCTGGAGATTCAGCCAGAAAATGGTCTGAATGTGATTACGGGTGAAACCGGTGCGGGCAAGTCAATTATGCTCGGGGCTTTGGGATTATTGATGGGAAATCGGGCTGACGTCAAAGTTTTGTTTGAAGAAACCGAAAAATGCACCGTAGAAGGAGTTTTTGATATTGAAAGACTCAATCTGAAAGATTTTTTTGCTGAAAACGAGCTGGATTACGAAGACCATTGTGTGATCAGGCGGGAAATACTTCCGGCCGGAAAGTCCAGAGCATTTGTCAATGACAGCCCGGTGACACTGGACTCGCTCAAGGAATTGGGCGTAAGATTAATGGATATTCATTCTCAAAACGAAACGCTGCAATTGGGTTCTAATGTTTTTCAGTTAAATCTGATTGACAGCTATGCAGCGAATGCATCGGTTTTAGAAGATTATAAAAATGCTTTTTCAGATTATAAAACCTCAGAGAAGCAACTCCAATCCTTAAAAGAAAATTCTGCTTCTCTAAAAAAAGAATTTGAATACAATAGTTTCCTTTTTGAAGAACTGAATGCCCTGAAACCTGAGAATATTGATCAGGCAGAACTGGAGTCTGAGCTATTAATTTTGGAAAATGCTGAAGAGGTAAAAAGAAGGCTTAATCTGGCCTATGAAAACCTCGCAAATCCCGAAATATCAGGTGTAAACTTGGTGCGGGATGCCGGAATCGCTCTCGGCATTATCAGTTCTTTTTCTGAAAAATATAAAAACCTGAAAGACAGACTAAACAGTTCCTTACTCGAACTCCAGGACATAGTACATGAAATTGAAATAGAGGCATCAAACGTCGAAACCGATAATCAGAAAACCGATTTCCTGAAAGACCAGCTAAACGGTCTTTATCGACTGCAGCAAAAGCATGGTATTGAAACTGTGGAACAACTGATAGCCATTAAAAATGAGCTTTCAGTCAAAATTGAGCAGGTAATAAACCTCGATGAGGATTTGGCAAAACTTGAAAAAGTAACAGCCAAAAAATTAGAGGTTTTACAATCAAAAGCAGAGGATTTATCGAAAAGCCGAAAAAAAATCGGAAAACCTCTTGAAACCCAGATTGTAAGCCTTCTGAAAGAATTGGGAATACCTGAAGCACAGTTTGAGATTATTTTCAAAGAGAAAAAACTTTCCTCTGATGGTGCCGATGACCTTACTTTTGTATTCAGTGCCAACAAAGGTGCCTCGCCCAAGACACTGAAAGATGTGGCATCAGGAGGTGAATTCTCAAGAGTTATGCTGGCTTTAAAATATATTTTGGCCGAAAAAAAACAATTACCAACCATCATTTTTGATGAAATAGATACTGGAATTTCAGGTGAAGTTGCCATAAAAATGGGCAATATTTTGCAGGAAATGTCAGGAAAACTTCAGGTAATTGCCATTACACATTTACATCAGATTGCAGGTAAAGGAAGTTCGCATTTTTATGTTTACAAAGACAATTCTGACACAAAAACCGTAAGTTTGATGCGGAAACTATCCGGTGATGAACGTATTATCGAAATCGCTAAAATGATAGGCGGCCAGAATCCATCGGAAAGTGCAATCAGAAGTGCCATTGAGATTTTGGGAAATATCTAA
- a CDS encoding cytochrome c — MNYFSKNNFLVILVAWGGWACSNPEAIKHEQFVIAGAELYAKHCSNCHGVEGQGLGKLYPPIKGSDFLKNKNKVICIIKNGSSVPVTVNGIIYDGKMLKNKNLYDLDIAQITTFIYDRWGEDQSTVETEQVTNVKCE; from the coding sequence TTGAACTACTTCTCAAAAAATAATTTCCTTGTGATATTGGTGGCTTGGGGAGGATGGGCGTGCTCAAATCCCGAAGCCATCAAACATGAGCAATTTGTTATAGCGGGGGCCGAATTGTATGCCAAACATTGCTCCAATTGTCACGGGGTCGAAGGTCAGGGCCTCGGCAAACTGTATCCGCCCATAAAAGGTTCTGATTTCTTAAAAAACAAAAACAAGGTAATTTGCATTATTAAAAACGGCTCATCAGTTCCTGTTACGGTCAATGGGATAATTTATGATGGCAAAATGCTTAAAAATAAAAATTTATACGACCTTGATATAGCCCAAATCACTACTTTTATTTATGATAGATGGGGCGAAGATCAATCCACAGTTGAAACCGAACAGGTTACTAACGTGAAATGCGAATAA